A region of Streptomyces halobius DNA encodes the following proteins:
- a CDS encoding universal stress protein, whose amino-acid sequence MELPLVVGVDGSDSGFRALDWAVDEAALHGLPLRLVHASEWERYEGPVSTTSLSSRSGRALADTIVGTSAERARHRNPGVKVSAQVLAEDTVAALLRQGRFASAVILGARGRSAFAGMLLGSVGLAVAARAPCPVIVVRGDEALAGRHGRILLGVGDTATGSAAVQFAFREAEARGCALDAVRAWRCPAHESGDHATDRPPHTQAPERYHEERASALLDEALAEAVEAHPTVQVRRVTVEGPAHKVLVPRSSAADLLVVGARRRQDKPGLQLGRLSHTVLHHADCPVAVVPQAA is encoded by the coding sequence ATGGAGCTGCCCCTGGTCGTAGGAGTGGACGGATCGGACTCCGGTTTCCGCGCGCTTGACTGGGCGGTCGACGAGGCAGCGCTCCATGGGCTTCCACTGCGGCTGGTGCACGCCTCCGAGTGGGAGCGTTACGAGGGACCGGTGTCGACAACGAGCCTGAGCAGCCGCTCCGGGCGGGCGCTCGCCGACACCATCGTCGGAACCTCAGCGGAACGTGCCCGCCACCGCAATCCGGGCGTCAAGGTATCGGCACAGGTGCTGGCCGAGGACACGGTGGCCGCACTGCTGCGGCAGGGCCGCTTCGCGTCGGCCGTGATTCTCGGGGCGAGGGGACGCAGCGCATTCGCGGGCATGTTGCTGGGGTCCGTCGGCCTGGCGGTGGCGGCGCGGGCGCCCTGCCCGGTCATCGTGGTGCGTGGGGACGAGGCCCTGGCGGGACGGCACGGGCGGATCCTCCTCGGTGTCGGGGACACGGCAACGGGATCGGCCGCCGTGCAGTTCGCGTTCCGCGAGGCCGAGGCCCGCGGCTGTGCCCTCGATGCCGTACGGGCCTGGCGGTGCCCCGCGCACGAGTCCGGCGACCATGCCACCGACCGTCCACCGCACACCCAAGCGCCCGAGCGCTACCATGAGGAACGGGCGTCCGCCCTGCTGGACGAGGCCCTCGCCGAGGCGGTCGAGGCCCACCCGACGGTGCAGGTACGCCGTGTCACCGTCGAAGGTCCGGCACACAAGGTGCTGGTGCCGCGCTCCTCCGCCGCCGACCTCCTCGTCGTCGGAGCACGGCGCCGCCAAGACAAACCCGGCCTCCAATTGGGCCGGTTGAGCCACACCGTGCTCCATCACGCCGACTGCCCCGTGGCGGTCGTACCGCAGGCCGCCTGA
- a CDS encoding FBP domain-containing protein, giving the protein MDPVGEKAIRASFVNCSKGEAGRIHLPVGLAELPWADLDFLGWRDPGAPDRSYLVAPRGDGLMGVTLRVPQGVRRSFTKTTVCSMCVTGHPGSGVSLLAARRAGPAGRQGNTVGAYLCADLACSLYVRGRKRSQLAGRHEETLPLEERIARTVRNLNAFLDKVVEGAKIAGGKESAK; this is encoded by the coding sequence ATGGACCCCGTAGGTGAAAAAGCGATACGTGCTTCTTTTGTTAATTGTTCGAAGGGGGAGGCCGGCAGAATCCATCTGCCCGTGGGGCTGGCCGAGCTTCCTTGGGCGGATCTGGACTTCTTGGGGTGGCGTGACCCGGGAGCCCCCGACCGGAGTTATCTGGTGGCGCCGCGGGGCGACGGGCTCATGGGTGTGACGTTGCGGGTGCCGCAGGGCGTGCGGCGGAGTTTCACCAAGACGACGGTGTGCTCCATGTGCGTGACCGGGCACCCGGGCTCCGGTGTCAGTCTGCTCGCGGCCCGACGCGCCGGGCCGGCGGGGCGGCAGGGGAACACCGTGGGGGCGTATCTCTGTGCCGATCTGGCGTGTTCGCTCTATGTCCGTGGGCGTAAGCGGTCCCAGCTCGCCGGGCGGCACGAGGAAACGCTGCCGTTGGAGGAGCGGATCGCGCGCACCGTGCGAAACCTGAATGCCTTTCTGGACAAGGTCGTTGAGGGAGCGAAAATAGCCGGGGGAAAAGAGAGCGCGAAGTAG
- a CDS encoding DUF2470 domain-containing protein: MSVTAFRATEPSAAEQARSVLAAAGSLTVSTDGYRCDLVGRHILDGKGRLWLRLPADGHLAARVACAPRGALAALLAFTDVAPIAVRDRVRSRLTLSGWLTVEDAEADSEAEVDSVDLRLDLARVTLETAAGAVDVGLDELVLAEADPLTAFEARMLTHLADAHPDAVAELTRLVDPRHLHGVVRVWPLALDRYAITLRLEHARSHHDVRLPFPTPLREANQITRQIQTLLALARTCPRRRRPVTRP, from the coding sequence ATGAGTGTCACCGCTTTCCGCGCGACGGAGCCGAGCGCAGCGGAACAGGCCCGTTCCGTGCTCGCCGCCGCGGGCTCCCTGACGGTCTCCACGGACGGCTACCGCTGTGACCTGGTGGGACGTCATATCCTTGACGGCAAAGGCCGGTTGTGGCTGCGGCTACCGGCCGACGGTCACCTCGCCGCCAGAGTCGCCTGCGCGCCACGCGGCGCCCTGGCCGCTCTGCTGGCGTTCACCGATGTCGCCCCGATCGCCGTCCGGGATCGTGTACGGTCCCGGCTGACGCTCTCCGGGTGGCTGACCGTGGAGGACGCAGAAGCGGACTCGGAAGCGGAAGTGGACAGTGTCGACCTCCGCCTGGACCTCGCGCGCGTCACCCTCGAAACAGCGGCCGGCGCCGTCGACGTCGGCCTCGACGAACTCGTCCTGGCCGAGGCGGACCCCCTGACCGCCTTCGAGGCACGGATGCTCACCCACCTGGCCGACGCCCACCCCGACGCGGTCGCGGAGCTGACGCGCCTGGTGGACCCGCGCCACCTGCACGGCGTCGTCCGTGTATGGCCGCTGGCCCTCGACAGGTACGCGATCACGCTCCGCCTTGAGCACGCCCGGAGCCACCACGACGTCCGCCTGCCCTTCCCCACCCCACTGCGCGAAGCGAACCAGATCACCCGCCAGATCCAGACACTGCTGGCCCTCGCCCGCACCTGTCCCCGCCGGCGTCGACCGGTCACCCGGCCATGA